In a single window of the Synechococcus sp. HK05 genome:
- a CDS encoding glutathione S-transferase family protein, whose protein sequence is MEPLSWEQLADQLAPISEAELQRQRVEGPTNAQARLRLFGRPEAEVRVTLYRDHHAWCPYCQKVWLWLEEKRIPYRIRKVTMFCYGEKERWFKQLVPTGMLPALELDGHLITESDLILQALEESFGPLGEEGLQHPDVFALRQLERRLFRAWCQWLCYCEGEGPHTAPAEQHFIRMAGLVEEALQATDGPFFRPHFGTADVIFVPYLERMNASLAYYKGYGLRSQHPAIDRWFAALEQRSTYLGTQSDIHTHAHDLPPQMGCCLASGGAQQQHVARLIDQGPWPAADPAVVETRQPAPVGAAQEALGRMLRHRRRLLEVNPEGLLCGAAAAQALDQALRCALTNLLRSPADPAVAPPAGTAAGLRYWRDRISVPRDMSLHAARRMRIALESTAALAGDQQGPELPRQHRRDQNPVPFVQAA, encoded by the coding sequence ATGGAACCACTCAGCTGGGAACAACTCGCAGACCAGTTGGCTCCGATCAGCGAAGCGGAGCTGCAGCGCCAGAGGGTGGAGGGGCCCACCAATGCCCAAGCGCGTCTGCGCCTGTTTGGCAGGCCGGAAGCGGAGGTGCGCGTCACCCTCTACCGCGACCATCACGCCTGGTGCCCCTACTGCCAGAAGGTGTGGCTGTGGCTGGAGGAGAAGCGGATCCCTTACCGGATCCGCAAGGTCACGATGTTTTGCTACGGCGAAAAGGAGCGCTGGTTTAAGCAGCTGGTGCCCACCGGGATGCTGCCGGCCCTGGAGCTCGACGGCCACCTGATCACCGAGAGCGATCTGATCCTCCAGGCCCTGGAGGAGAGCTTCGGGCCCCTGGGAGAGGAGGGGCTCCAGCACCCGGATGTGTTTGCCCTGCGTCAGCTGGAGCGTCGGCTGTTTCGCGCTTGGTGCCAGTGGCTTTGCTATTGCGAGGGCGAAGGCCCCCACACGGCTCCGGCAGAGCAGCACTTCATCCGCATGGCAGGCCTGGTGGAGGAGGCGTTGCAGGCCACGGATGGGCCCTTCTTCCGCCCGCACTTCGGCACGGCTGATGTGATCTTCGTGCCCTATCTCGAGCGGATGAATGCATCGCTTGCCTACTACAAGGGGTATGGCCTGCGTAGCCAGCACCCGGCGATCGATCGCTGGTTTGCGGCCCTGGAGCAGCGCTCCACCTACCTGGGCACCCAGAGCGACATCCACACCCACGCCCACGACCTGCCACCGCAAATGGGCTGTTGCCTCGCCAGCGGCGGGGCCCAGCAGCAACACGTGGCGCGGTTGATCGACCAGGGCCCCTGGCCTGCGGCCGATCCGGCGGTGGTGGAAACGCGGCAACCCGCACCGGTGGGTGCAGCCCAGGAAGCCCTGGGCCGGATGTTGCGTCACCGCCGGCGCCTCTTGGAGGTGAACCCCGAAGGCCTGCTCTGCGGTGCTGCGGCGGCGCAGGCCCTGGATCAGGCCCTGCGCTGCGCGCTCACCAATCTGCTGCGATCCCCCGCGGACCCAGCCGTGGCCCCTCCGGCGGGCACGGCGGCTGGATTGCGCTACTGGCGCGATCGCATCAGCGTGCCGCGTGACATGAGCCTGCATGCGGCCCGGCGGATGCGCATCGCCCTGGAGAGCACCGCTGCGCTCGCTGGCGATCAACAGGGGCCGGAGCTGCCGCGGCAGCACCGGCGCGACCAAAACCCGGTGC
- a CDS encoding shikimate dehydrogenase, producing MIPPQKQMTGMLGHPVAENPIDRMFDAVYAYYGLHWQFWKNDIASEQDLAKAIAALAPLGYRGVGITVPYKVVVIPMLDAVDDDVRAIGAANYITIEGGRLIGHNNDGKGVVKAIEKVAPLKGRKVVMLGAGGAGRAMAVELAWAGAAQLTLITRREAQGREVAELVQRASGVPCHWQSWQAPLQVPAGTDLLMNATHLGCAPDLEPVPVDWASVEPGCIAVDVITNPRITPFLAAARAHGCPVVDGVEMLVQLAMQIFERWTGVVPEEAVFQKAVADALGE from the coding sequence GTGATTCCTCCCCAGAAACAGATGACCGGCATGCTCGGCCATCCGGTGGCCGAAAACCCGATCGATCGGATGTTCGATGCGGTGTATGCCTACTACGGCCTGCACTGGCAGTTCTGGAAAAACGACATCGCCTCCGAGCAGGACCTGGCCAAGGCGATCGCCGCTCTGGCCCCCCTCGGCTACCGCGGCGTGGGCATCACCGTCCCCTACAAAGTGGTCGTGATCCCGATGCTCGATGCCGTCGACGATGACGTGCGTGCGATCGGCGCCGCCAACTACATCACGATCGAGGGTGGCCGCCTGATCGGCCACAACAACGACGGCAAGGGCGTGGTGAAGGCGATCGAGAAGGTCGCTCCCTTGAAAGGCCGCAAGGTGGTGATGCTCGGCGCCGGGGGCGCCGGCCGCGCCATGGCGGTGGAACTCGCCTGGGCCGGCGCCGCTCAGCTGACGCTGATCACCCGCCGCGAAGCTCAGGGCCGCGAAGTGGCGGAGCTGGTGCAGCGGGCCAGCGGCGTGCCCTGCCACTGGCAGAGCTGGCAAGCGCCGCTGCAGGTTCCCGCCGGCACGGATCTGCTGATGAATGCCACCCACCTGGGCTGCGCCCCCGACCTCGAACCGGTACCCGTGGACTGGGCCAGCGTGGAGCCGGGCTGCATCGCCGTGGATGTAATCACCAACCCCCGCATCACACCCTTCCTCGCCGCCGCTCGCGCGCACGGCTGCCCCGTGGTGGATGGCGTGGAGATGCTGGTGCAACTGGCGATGCAGATCTTCGAGCGCTGGACGGGCGTCGTCCCCGAGGAAGCCGTGTTCCAGAAGGCCGTGGCGGACGCACTGGGGGAGTGA
- the gorA gene encoding glutathione-disulfide reductase, which yields MSEHFDLVVIGAGSGGLAAAKRAASYGARVAIVEGDRVGGTCVIRGCVPKKLMVYGSAMRHHLHDAASYGWSIGETSHNSAELLQRVRAEVDRLNQLHIGFLEKAGVELVRGWGRFADANTVSVVDRSGSELQRLRGDRILIAVGGRPHRPEIPGAELGWVSDDMFELERLPERVVVVGAGFIACEFACILNGLGVQVTQLVRGDHLLRGFDLEASRAVQEAMEADGIDIRFTHSPAAIEGTPGDLTVISQSGERLPCNGVLLATGRRPFLQGLNLEAAGVAIEGHRIPVSAEQATNVSHIFAVGDVTDRVNLTPVAIDEGRALADTIWGRKPRQVDHALIASAVFSQPELSSVGLTEEAAIERYGADGVKVHRARFRPMSQALPARDPKVLLKLVVEQSSGKVVGCHMVGEHAAEIIQMAAIAIGMGATKADFDRTMALHPTVAEEFVTMPN from the coding sequence ATGAGTGAGCATTTCGACTTGGTGGTGATCGGTGCTGGCTCCGGCGGGCTGGCCGCCGCCAAGCGCGCCGCCAGCTATGGCGCCCGGGTGGCGATCGTGGAGGGGGATCGCGTGGGTGGCACCTGCGTGATCCGCGGCTGCGTGCCCAAGAAATTGATGGTGTACGGCTCGGCCATGCGCCATCACCTCCACGATGCCGCCAGCTACGGCTGGAGCATCGGCGAGACATCCCACAACAGCGCTGAGCTGCTGCAGCGGGTGCGCGCCGAGGTGGATCGGCTCAACCAACTGCACATCGGCTTCCTCGAGAAAGCGGGCGTGGAGCTGGTGCGCGGCTGGGGCCGTTTCGCCGATGCCAACACGGTGAGCGTGGTGGATCGAAGCGGGTCCGAACTGCAACGCCTGCGGGGCGATCGGATCCTGATCGCCGTGGGCGGCCGCCCCCACCGCCCCGAGATCCCTGGCGCCGAACTGGGCTGGGTGAGCGACGACATGTTTGAGCTTGAACGCCTACCGGAGCGGGTGGTGGTGGTGGGCGCCGGCTTCATCGCCTGCGAATTCGCCTGCATCCTTAATGGCCTCGGCGTGCAGGTGACCCAACTCGTGCGCGGCGATCACCTACTGCGGGGCTTCGACCTCGAAGCGAGCCGTGCCGTGCAGGAGGCGATGGAAGCCGATGGGATCGACATCCGCTTCACCCACAGCCCTGCCGCGATCGAAGGCACACCTGGGGATCTCACGGTGATCAGCCAGAGCGGCGAACGCCTGCCCTGCAACGGCGTGCTGCTGGCCACCGGCCGCCGGCCCTTCCTGCAGGGCCTGAACCTGGAGGCTGCCGGCGTTGCGATCGAGGGGCATCGCATCCCGGTGAGCGCCGAGCAGGCCACCAATGTCTCCCACATCTTCGCCGTGGGTGATGTGACGGATCGGGTGAACCTCACCCCCGTAGCCATCGATGAAGGCCGCGCCCTGGCCGACACGATCTGGGGCCGCAAACCGCGCCAGGTGGATCACGCACTGATCGCCAGCGCCGTGTTCTCCCAGCCGGAACTCTCCAGCGTGGGCCTCACCGAAGAAGCGGCGATCGAGCGCTACGGGGCCGATGGTGTGAAGGTGCACCGGGCCCGCTTCCGGCCGATGAGCCAGGCACTGCCGGCCCGCGACCCGAAGGTATTGCTCAAGCTCGTGGTGGAGCAGTCCAGCGGCAAGGTGGTGGGCTGTCACATGGTGGGTGAGCACGCCGCCGAGATCATTCAGA